Part of the Streptomyces sp. RFCAC02 genome is shown below.
GGACGCCTACCCGACGGCACCCGCGCCGATCACCGCAGTGTTCGCGGCGCTGCTGACGAAGGTCGGCGTGTACGCGATGCTGCGCACGCAGACGCTCCTCTTCCCCCGCGACCAGGTGTGGTGGCTGCTCGCGGTGGCGGCCGTCGCGACGATGCTGGTCGGCATCCTCGGCGCCATCGCGCAGGACAACGTGAACCGTCTGCTGTCGTTCACGCTGGTCAGCCACATCGGGTTCATGCTGTTCGGGCTGGCCCTGTCGGACGCGGCCGGGCTCGGCGGGACGATCCTCTACGTCGTCCACCACATCGTCGTGCAGGCGTCGCTGTTCCTCGTCGTCGGGCTCGTCGTCGCGCGGACCGGCACGGTGAAGCTGCACCGGATGGAGGGCGAGGACGGCGCGGGGGGCGGCTCGCCGCTGATGACCGTGCTGTTCCTGCTGCCCGCGCTGTCGCTGGCGGGGCTGCCGCCGTTCTCCGGCTTCATCGCGAAGTTCGCGCTGCTGCGGGCCGGCGCGGCGGACGGCGGGGCCGCCGGCTGGCTGCTGAGCGGCGCGGCACTCGTCACGAGCCTGCTCACCCTGTACGCCATGGTGCGGGTGTGGCGCGCGGTGTCCGCCCCGGCGGCGCGGCCCGCGACGGTGGTGGGCGCCGGGGCGCGGACCCTGACGGTGGGCGCGAGCGCCGGGATGGTGGCGGCCGGCCTCGCGATCGCCGTGTGCGCCGGGCCGCTGTCGGACGTCACCGAGCGGGCCGCGCGCGACCTGGACCGGCCGGACACCTACCGGCGGGCCGTGACGCTGGAGGAGCCGGGATGACGGGCCGTCCGGGCCGGGTGCTGCGCCGACTGCCGGTCCTGCTGTGGCTGCTGGTGCTGTGGGTCGTGCTGTGGGCGTCGCTGAGCTGGGTCGTGGTGCTGGGCGGCCTGGTGGTGGGCGCGGTGGCCGTGGCGGCCTTCCCGATGCCCGAGGTGGGCTCCCGGGCACGGCCGCGCCCGCTGCGGCTGCTGCAGTTGGCCGCGCGGATGCCCGGCGACCTGGTCGTGTCGGCCGTACGCGTGGGGTGGGCCGCCGTGCGGCAGGGGCCGCGCGTGCCGGCGGCGGTCGTCGAGGTGCCGCTCGCCTCCGACAGCGACCTCCTCGTCACGGCGACGGCGGTGCTGACGACCGTGTCGCCCGGCAGCCTGGTGCTGGAGATCGACCGGGCGCGCGGGCAGCTCTACGTGCACGTCCTGCCGGTCGCCGGGCCGCGCGCGGTCGAGGACGGCCGCCGGATGGTCAGGGCGAACGAGCGCGCCGTCGTCCTGGCCCTCGGCCCGCGCTCCGAGGTGCGCGCGGTCGCACGCGCCCTGCACGCCG
Proteins encoded:
- a CDS encoding Na+/H+ antiporter subunit D, which codes for MTDWLVTLPVLLPLLAAGVSLGLAHRALAQRLLTVVVLTAVLADAVTLLLRVDADGTAVVRAGGWAPPVGIVLVADLLAALLLTVSVLVALAVLVFAVGQGTAGDSSETAVPFHPAYLLLVAGIALAFLSGDLFNLFVAFEVMLASSYVLITLNAGEARVRAGMTYLMTSLTSSLLFLTAIALVYAATGTVSLAQLADRTAGLPGGVRTALAAFLLVVFGIKAAVVPLHFWLPDAYPTAPAPITAVFAALLTKVGVYAMLRTQTLLFPRDQVWWLLAVAAVATMLVGILGAIAQDNVNRLLSFTLVSHIGFMLFGLALSDAAGLGGTILYVVHHIVVQASLFLVVGLVVARTGTVKLHRMEGEDGAGGGSPLMTVLFLLPALSLAGLPPFSGFIAKFALLRAGAADGGAAGWLLSGAALVTSLLTLYAMVRVWRAVSAPAARPATVVGAGARTLTVGASAGMVAAGLAIAVCAGPLSDVTERAARDLDRPDTYRRAVTLEEPG
- a CDS encoding Na+/H+ antiporter subunit E yields the protein MTGRPGRVLRRLPVLLWLLVLWVVLWASLSWVVVLGGLVVGAVAVAAFPMPEVGSRARPRPLRLLQLAARMPGDLVVSAVRVGWAAVRQGPRVPAAVVEVPLASDSDLLVTATAVLTTVSPGSLVLEIDRARGQLYVHVLPVAGPRAVEDGRRMVRANERAVVLALGPRSEVRAVARALHAERERRGSRGTNREGSP